The following are from one region of the Mesorhizobium sp. B2-8-5 genome:
- a CDS encoding polyprenyl synthetase family protein, with protein sequence MSKDAQIAFESALFMRAAAVETELRRILDARPLTSEIARPERLMAAMRHGVLNGGKRLRPFLVLESAALFSTENEAALRVAAALECVHCYSLIHDDLPAMDDDDLRRGQPTVHKAFDEATAILAGDALLTLAFDIIADEATALSAERRGTLVLALARAAGAGGMVGGQMLDLEAERERPDEAGIITLQAMKTGALIRFACEAGAIVAGAPPADRERLAEFGSAIGLAFQLADDLLDLTADAKQMGKATNKDAAAGKATLAALHGADWARGQLHGLIDQAHALLEPYGEQAELLKAAATFVATRSS encoded by the coding sequence ATGAGCAAAGACGCCCAGATCGCCTTCGAATCCGCGCTTTTCATGCGTGCCGCCGCAGTCGAGACCGAACTGCGGCGGATCCTCGACGCGCGTCCGCTCACCAGTGAGATCGCGCGGCCTGAGCGCCTGATGGCGGCGATGCGCCACGGCGTGCTCAACGGCGGCAAGCGGCTGCGGCCTTTTCTGGTCCTGGAAAGCGCCGCGCTGTTTTCGACCGAGAACGAGGCCGCACTCCGTGTCGCGGCGGCGCTGGAATGCGTGCATTGCTATTCGCTGATCCATGATGACCTGCCGGCCATGGACGACGACGACCTGCGGCGCGGCCAGCCGACGGTGCACAAGGCCTTCGACGAGGCGACCGCGATCCTCGCCGGCGACGCGCTGCTGACTTTGGCCTTCGATATCATCGCCGACGAAGCGACCGCGCTGTCGGCCGAGCGTCGCGGCACCCTCGTTCTCGCACTTGCCCGCGCGGCCGGCGCCGGCGGCATGGTCGGCGGCCAAATGCTGGACCTCGAAGCCGAGCGCGAACGGCCGGACGAGGCGGGCATCATCACGCTGCAGGCGATGAAGACCGGCGCGCTGATCCGCTTCGCCTGCGAGGCCGGCGCGATCGTCGCCGGCGCGCCTCCAGCCGACCGCGAGAGGCTGGCCGAGTTCGGCTCGGCGATCGGCCTTGCCTTCCAGCTCGCCGACGACCTGCTCGACCTGACCGCCGACGCAAAGCAGATGGGCAAGGCGACGAATAAGGACGCCGCCGCCGGCAAGGCGACGCTTGCCGCGCTGCACGGAGCCGACTGGGCGCGCGGCCAGCTCCACGGCCTTATCGACCAAGCGCATGCGTTGCTCGAGCCCTATGGCGAGCAGGC
- a CDS encoding transglycosylase domain-containing protein — protein MARRRRLNRAGLKRLGRRCLVVAIVLAAIPVVLTFLYLPPFVHPVSTLMLKDLVTFSGYDRRWVSIDDVAPVLAHSVIMSEDGQFCFHRGVDLGELRGVVDDALAGEATRGASTITMQTVKNLFLWSRPLGSVRKVVELPLAVYFDAVMSKRRIMEIYLNIAEWGPGIYGIEAAAQHHFGVSAKQLSRRQAALLAVSLPNPIARNPAKPGPGLRRLASLIERRASRSGAYVGCLD, from the coding sequence ATGGCGCGACGTCGGCGCCTGAACCGCGCCGGTCTCAAGCGGCTTGGCCGGCGTTGCCTGGTCGTCGCCATCGTTTTGGCGGCCATCCCGGTCGTGCTCACCTTCCTTTACCTGCCGCCCTTCGTGCATCCGGTCTCGACGCTGATGCTGAAGGATCTCGTGACTTTTTCCGGCTACGACCGGCGCTGGGTGTCGATCGACGACGTGGCGCCGGTGCTGGCGCATTCGGTGATCATGTCGGAGGACGGGCAGTTCTGCTTCCACCGCGGCGTCGATCTCGGCGAATTGCGCGGCGTGGTCGACGACGCGCTGGCTGGCGAGGCGACGCGCGGAGCCTCCACCATCACCATGCAGACGGTGAAGAACCTTTTCCTGTGGTCGCGGCCATTGGGCAGCGTGCGCAAGGTCGTCGAGCTGCCGCTGGCCGTCTATTTCGATGCGGTGATGTCGAAGCGGCGGATCATGGAAATCTATCTCAACATCGCCGAATGGGGGCCGGGCATCTACGGCATCGAGGCAGCCGCCCAACACCATTTCGGCGTCTCGGCCAAGCAGTTGTCGCGAAGGCAGGCGGCGCTGCTTGCCGTCAGCCTGCCCAACCCGATCGCGCGCAATCCCGCCAAGCCGGGGCCGGGCCTGCGGCGGCTGGCCTCGCTGATCGAGCGGCGCGCGAGCAGGTCGGGTGCGTATGTGGGCTGCCTGGATTAG